One Simonsiella muelleri ATCC 29453 DNA window includes the following coding sequences:
- the rpe gene encoding ribulose-phosphate 3-epimerase, with the protein MTHFRIAPSLLSADFARLGEEVKAVVAAGADLIHFDVMDNHYVPNLTFGAMVCQALKPYCGDILMDVHLMVEPVDDLIQSFNQAGADIITFHPEASRHVDRSLSLIKSAGKQAGLVLNPATPIYVIENVLDKLDMVLIMSVNPGFGGQSFIPNTINKIKQLKSILDEYESQTGKRIRIEVDGGVKVDNIGEIAAAGADTFVAGSAIFGQPDYAQVMEQMRQELAKFSSI; encoded by the coding sequence ATGACTCATTTTCGTATTGCGCCCAGTTTATTATCAGCAGACTTTGCGCGTTTGGGCGAAGAAGTAAAAGCGGTGGTGGCAGCTGGCGCAGATTTGATTCATTTTGATGTGATGGACAATCATTATGTCCCGAATTTGACTTTTGGCGCGATGGTTTGTCAGGCGTTAAAACCATATTGCGGTGATATTCTGATGGACGTGCATTTGATGGTTGAACCAGTTGATGATTTAATTCAATCATTTAACCAAGCTGGTGCGGACATCATCACATTTCACCCCGAAGCCAGTCGCCACGTTGACCGCAGCTTATCGCTTATCAAATCGGCTGGCAAACAAGCTGGGCTGGTTCTAAATCCTGCCACACCTATCTATGTGATTGAAAATGTGTTGGATAAATTGGATATGGTATTAATTATGTCTGTGAACCCAGGGTTTGGCGGACAAAGTTTCATTCCCAATACCATCAATAAAATCAAGCAATTAAAATCCATACTAGACGAATATGAATCCCAAACAGGCAAACGCATTCGCATTGAAGTAGATGGCGGTGTGAAAGTAGACAACATCGGGGAAATTGCGGCAGCTGGTGCGGACACTTTTGTGGCGGGTTCAGCGATTTTCGGACAACCTGATTACGCCCAAGTCATGGAACAAATGCGCCAAGAATTAGCAAAATTTAGCTCAATTTAA
- the yhbY gene encoding ribosome assembly RNA-binding protein YhbY, with product MTEQILSKEQRLALKSQAHHLHPVVMVGQKGLTDAVIQETNTALNAHELIKVRVFGDDRAERVAICDELCAATGAQLVQHIGKLLVLYRKREENSAE from the coding sequence ATGACTGAACAAATTTTAAGCAAAGAACAACGCCTTGCCCTAAAATCACAAGCACACCATCTCCATCCTGTGGTGATGGTCGGACAAAAAGGGTTGACCGACGCCGTGATTCAGGAAACCAATACCGCTTTAAATGCCCACGAACTGATTAAAGTACGCGTATTTGGCGATGATCGCGCCGAACGCGTGGCGATTTGTGATGAACTGTGCGCGGCAACAGGAGCGCAATTGGTGCAACATATCGGTAAATTGCTGGTGTTGTATCGTAAACGCGAAGAAAATTCAGCCGAGTAA
- a CDS encoding amino acid ABC transporter substrate-binding protein — translation MLKKITLTVATVFALVACGQHDGATQTSASAMESNVSGSLIDRINQKGTITVGTEGTYAPFSYHDASGKLTGYDVEVVRAVAEKLGVKVEFKETQWDSMMAGLKAGRFDIVANQVALTSPERQKTFDKSEPYSWSGAAMLARTDETRIKNLADIKGIKAAQTLSSNYGEMAVKAQAEIVPVDGMAQAITLVQQKRADVTLNDELSFLDYLKKNQNTGLKIVWTAGANEKLGSGLIVNKGNDEALAKMSAAMLELQKDGTLKKLGHEFFGQDVSVK, via the coding sequence ATGTTGAAAAAAATCACATTAACTGTTGCCACTGTTTTTGCGCTAGTCGCTTGCGGACAACACGATGGTGCAACCCAAACTTCAGCCAGCGCAATGGAAAGCAACGTTTCAGGCAGCCTGATTGACCGAATCAATCAAAAAGGCACAATTACTGTTGGTACGGAAGGCACTTACGCGCCATTCAGCTACCATGATGCCAGTGGAAAATTAACGGGTTATGATGTGGAAGTGGTGCGTGCAGTTGCCGAAAAATTGGGCGTGAAAGTGGAATTCAAAGAAACACAATGGGATTCTATGATGGCGGGTTTGAAAGCAGGGCGATTTGATATTGTGGCAAATCAGGTGGCTTTAACTTCGCCAGAACGTCAAAAAACTTTTGATAAATCAGAACCTTATAGTTGGAGTGGTGCGGCAATGTTGGCGCGAACAGACGAAACGCGTATCAAAAATTTAGCCGATATCAAAGGCATCAAAGCCGCACAAACATTAAGCAGCAACTATGGCGAAATGGCAGTTAAAGCACAAGCTGAAATCGTTCCAGTTGACGGTATGGCGCAAGCCATCACGTTGGTGCAACAAAAACGCGCCGATGTTACATTGAATGATGAACTATCGTTTTTGGATTATTTGAAGAAAAATCAAAATACTGGTTTGAAAATTGTTTGGACGGCTGGTGCAAATGAAAAATTGGGTTCGGGTTTGATTGTGAATAAAGGTAATGATGAAGCCTTAGCAAAAATGAGCGCAGCAATGTTGGAATTGCAAAAAGATGGTACACTGAAAAAATTGGGGCATGAATTTTTTGGTCAAGATGTGAGTGTGAAATAA
- a CDS encoding flotillin family protein — protein sequence MDGLMDWFPLVGIVVALGFSSWTLYQFVVHFYELATKEKAFVRTGLFGEYVVMNGGAFVLPRLQAKTDVNMNTLRLEVVHEKEDALITRDRMRVDVMAEFYVRVKNDEDSVAIAARTLGYKTMNSQELLGLIKGKFVDALRSVAAEMAMKELHEKRTDFIEKVQMSVVEDLAKNGLELEAVSLTGLDQTSVDYFDQENAFDAEGLVRLAEITEARRKERNDIEQNMDLAIKAKNLEAERQRLQMQREAEYAKLEQEREIAIRRVEQETLIAAYQIEKQRETKEAKIAAELELDLKRIVAEREIKSESIRTIQSVELAEQERAIAIAEKSRMESAAKAQADKARAAAVLEEETVQKVREMERAERSKAVELIAAQEAAQKEAIAVKVSAAAERQAALDRAEAKRIVAQAESDAKMMLVKAQEEQYRVDAQGTEAINKASNILSDEQIEMQVRLNTLKHLPDIIRESVKPMENIDDIKILQVNGLGAVGNVSGSLNHGEVSLSDQMVNSALRYRSQAPLVDSLLKEIGLNGADINGLTQGLHRPLSADDNVIEQQTTESSPEPNNENEPSNK from the coding sequence ATGGACGGTTTAATGGATTGGTTTCCTCTTGTTGGAATCGTGGTGGCGTTGGGTTTTTCTAGTTGGACTCTTTATCAATTTGTAGTGCATTTTTATGAACTTGCAACCAAAGAAAAAGCATTTGTGCGAACGGGTTTATTTGGTGAATACGTTGTCATGAATGGTGGTGCGTTTGTTTTGCCGCGTCTGCAAGCCAAAACAGATGTTAATATGAATACATTACGCTTAGAAGTGGTTCATGAAAAAGAAGATGCGCTCATTACACGCGATAGAATGCGCGTAGATGTGATGGCGGAATTTTATGTGCGTGTTAAAAATGACGAAGATAGCGTCGCAATTGCTGCGCGAACTTTGGGTTATAAAACCATGAATTCACAAGAATTATTAGGTTTAATAAAAGGTAAATTCGTGGACGCGTTACGTTCCGTGGCGGCAGAAATGGCAATGAAAGAATTGCATGAAAAACGCACAGATTTTATTGAAAAAGTACAAATGTCGGTAGTGGAAGATTTGGCAAAAAACGGCTTGGAATTGGAAGCTGTATCGCTGACTGGATTAGACCAAACATCTGTGGATTATTTTGATCAGGAAAACGCATTTGACGCGGAAGGTTTGGTACGTTTGGCTGAAATCACCGAAGCCAGACGCAAAGAACGCAATGATATCGAACAAAATATGGACTTGGCAATCAAAGCCAAAAATCTAGAAGCCGAACGCCAACGACTACAAATGCAGCGCGAAGCAGAATACGCCAAATTGGAACAAGAACGCGAAATCGCCATTCGCCGCGTGGAGCAAGAAACGTTGATTGCCGCCTACCAAATTGAAAAACAACGCGAAACAAAAGAAGCCAAAATCGCTGCCGAATTGGAATTGGATTTGAAACGCATTGTGGCAGAACGCGAAATCAAAAGCGAAAGCATTCGTACCATTCAATCCGTTGAATTGGCTGAACAAGAACGCGCCATCGCCATCGCAGAAAAATCACGTATGGAAAGTGCCGCCAAAGCTCAAGCCGATAAAGCTCGTGCCGCCGCCGTGCTGGAAGAGGAAACCGTCCAAAAAGTCCGTGAAATGGAACGCGCTGAACGCAGTAAAGCCGTAGAACTTATTGCCGCACAAGAAGCCGCACAAAAAGAAGCAATCGCGGTAAAAGTGTCTGCTGCTGCCGAACGTCAAGCTGCACTGGATCGCGCTGAAGCCAAACGTATTGTCGCGCAAGCTGAATCAGATGCCAAAATGATGCTCGTTAAAGCGCAAGAAGAACAATATCGCGTTGATGCGCAAGGCACGGAAGCCATTAATAAAGCATCTAATATTTTGTCTGATGAGCAAATTGAAATGCAAGTTCGACTCAATACACTCAAACATCTGCCCGATATTATCCGTGAGTCAGTGAAACCAATGGAGAATATTGATGATATTAAAATCTTACAAGTTAATGGGTTAGGTGCTGTGGGCAATGTTTCAGGCAGCCTGAATCATGGCGAAGTGAGTTTATCCGATCAAATGGTTAATAGTGCGTTACGCTATCGTAGTCAAGCACCGTTAGTGGACAGTTTGCTCAAAGAAATCGGGCTGAACGGTGCTGATATTAATGGTTTGACGCAAGGTTTGCATCGTCCACTATCTGCCGATGATAATGTGATTGAACAGCAAACCACCGAATCATCACCTGAACCTAATAATGAGAATGAGCCGTCCAATAAATAA
- a CDS encoding HAD domain-containing protein, translating to MLIFLDFDGVLHPTTAQSSDSLWTQIPVLETFFRQPEYVNCRFVIDSTWRIHRSVCELAAQFSVDFRHKIIGATPVLPISGSLKGLREREILLWLRDFGRENEAWIALDDMRTYFDEYSDRVFFCDSRTGLTVQDLPELAAHLARFQAA from the coding sequence ATGTTGATTTTTTTGGATTTTGATGGCGTGCTGCACCCAACCACCGCACAATCTTCGGACAGTTTGTGGACGCAAATTCCTGTGTTGGAGACGTTTTTCAGGCAGCCTGAATATGTAAATTGCCGATTTGTGATTGATTCAACATGGCGAATTCATCGTTCTGTATGCGAATTGGCGGCGCAATTTTCGGTTGATTTTCGTCATAAAATTATTGGCGCAACACCTGTTTTACCGATTTCAGGCAGCCTGAAAGGTTTGCGTGAACGTGAAATTTTGCTGTGGTTGCGTGATTTTGGGCGCGAAAATGAAGCGTGGATTGCGCTGGACGATATGCGAACGTATTTTGATGAATACAGCGACCGCGTGTTTTTTTGCGACAGCCGTACGGGTTTGACGGTACAAGATTTACCTGAATTGGCAGCGCATTTGGCACGTTTTCAGGCAGCCTGA
- a CDS encoding 2-isopropylmalate synthase, translated as MQLDIDRLIAYFGGVNALADALKQYDPNHAASTAAIYKWRTRGSMPLTQLQKLGELAKYQGKSLDLNAFIKQQSESERPTMNTSNRVIIFDTTLRDGEQSPGAAMTKEEKIRVARQLEKLGVDVIEAGFAAASEGDWAAVNEIAKTIKNSTVCSLCRAVERDIRRAGEALAPAEKRRIHTFIATSPIHMQHKLKMQPEQVIQAAVKAVQIAKEYTDDVEFSCEDALRSDIDFLAKICGKVIEAGATTINIPDTVGYSIPHKTEAFFRELIAKTPNGDKVIWSAHCHNDLGLAVANSLAALQGGARQVECTINGLGERAGNASLEEITMALKVRHDVFGLETGIDTAQIVPASKLVSTITGYPVQPNKAVVGANAFSHESGIHQDGVLKHRETYEIMSAESVGWANNRLTLGKLSGRNAFKTKLQELGIELDSEEALNAAFARFKELADKKREIFDEDLHALVSDEMSNLTQDDYKFVSQHIITETGELPRAHIVFNVKGIENHAESTGSGPVDAIFKAIESVAKSGSELQIYSVNAVTEGTESQGETTVRLKKDNKVVNGQGADTDILVATTKAYLSALSKLSNHVEKIKAQGSSI; from the coding sequence ATGCAATTAGACATAGACCGCTTAATCGCCTATTTCGGTGGCGTAAACGCACTCGCAGACGCCCTCAAACAATACGACCCCAACCATGCAGCCAGCACCGCCGCCATCTATAAATGGCGCACACGCGGCTCCATGCCACTCACACAATTACAAAAATTAGGCGAATTAGCAAAATATCAAGGTAAATCACTGGATTTAAATGCTTTTATCAAACAACAATCCGAATCGGAAAGACCCACTATGAACACAAGTAACCGCGTCATCATTTTTGACACCACTCTACGCGATGGCGAACAATCGCCCGGTGCCGCCATGACCAAAGAAGAAAAAATTCGCGTGGCACGACAATTGGAAAAATTGGGCGTGGATGTAATTGAAGCTGGCTTTGCCGCTGCCAGTGAAGGCGATTGGGCCGCTGTGAATGAAATTGCAAAAACCATCAAAAATTCAACAGTTTGTTCATTATGCCGTGCAGTAGAACGCGATATTCGCCGTGCGGGTGAGGCACTTGCTCCCGCTGAAAAACGCCGTATTCACACCTTCATCGCCACCAGCCCAATTCATATGCAGCACAAATTGAAAATGCAGCCTGAACAAGTGATTCAGGCTGCCGTTAAAGCCGTGCAAATCGCCAAAGAATACACCGATGACGTGGAATTTTCATGCGAAGATGCATTGCGTTCTGACATTGATTTTCTAGCAAAAATTTGCGGAAAAGTCATTGAAGCAGGCGCAACCACCATCAATATTCCCGATACAGTAGGCTACTCCATTCCCCATAAAACCGAAGCCTTTTTCCGTGAACTCATCGCCAAAACACCAAATGGCGATAAAGTCATTTGGTCTGCACATTGCCACAACGATTTGGGTTTAGCGGTCGCCAATTCGCTGGCAGCATTGCAAGGTGGTGCGCGTCAAGTTGAATGCACCATCAATGGCTTAGGTGAACGCGCAGGCAACGCCAGTTTGGAAGAAATTACCATGGCATTGAAAGTACGCCACGATGTGTTCGGTTTGGAAACAGGCATTGACACCGCGCAAATTGTGCCAGCGTCTAAATTGGTTTCCACGATTACAGGTTATCCCGTGCAACCAAATAAAGCTGTGGTTGGCGCAAATGCGTTTTCACATGAATCAGGTATTCATCAAGATGGCGTGTTGAAACATCGTGAAACTTATGAAATTATGTCTGCTGAATCAGTTGGTTGGGCTAACAATCGTTTGACTTTAGGCAAATTATCAGGACGCAATGCGTTCAAAACCAAATTGCAAGAATTGGGTATTGAACTGGACAGCGAAGAAGCTTTGAATGCTGCATTTGCGCGTTTCAAAGAATTAGCGGATAAAAAACGTGAAATTTTTGATGAGGATTTACACGCGTTGGTATCAGATGAAATGTCTAATTTGACACAAGACGATTATAAATTTGTTTCACAACATATTATTACAGAAACAGGCGAATTACCACGCGCCCACATCGTATTTAATGTCAAAGGTATAGAAAATCACGCTGAATCAACAGGTTCTGGCCCCGTAGATGCCATTTTCAAAGCCATTGAAAGTGTGGCAAAAAGTGGCTCGGAATTGCAAATTTATTCCGTGAATGCCGTTACCGAAGGCACAGAAAGTCAAGGCGAAACCACCGTGCGCCTAAAAAAAGACAACAAAGTCGTAAATGGTCAAGGTGCGGACACCGATATTTTGGTTGCTACCACCAAAGCCTATTTATCCGCATTGTCCAAATTGTCTAATCATGTGGAAAAAATTAAAGCGCAAGGTAGCAGCATTTAA
- a CDS encoding DUF4198 domain-containing protein produces MNFKSSLLTILLCGVAFSANAHRVWVSANHTHGGEILKAELGYGEFPEFEPIAKERLDIFKPLQLITEKGTENLIQKGLHNYQFESAKPVKDGSYLVVGEYKPTFWSKNANGWKRENMTQMPNATYCEETRMYGKFIANVGHESASKDIITRPVGHHLEIVPLDNPANVHVGERFKVKVLFNGEPLPNAVLTATFDGFDTSDRSKSHKVEAQAFSDVTGDDGTVEIIPLRQGFWKANVEHKTDYPNPKVCQKLANYATLTFQIGHSHH; encoded by the coding sequence ATGAATTTTAAATCTTCTTTACTGACCATTCTATTGTGTGGCGTGGCTTTTTCCGCAAACGCACACCGCGTATGGGTTTCTGCAAATCACACGCACGGAGGCGAAATTTTAAAAGCCGAATTGGGTTACGGCGAATTCCCCGAATTTGAACCCATCGCCAAAGAACGCTTAGACATTTTTAAACCTTTACAACTTATTACTGAAAAAGGCACAGAAAATTTAATTCAAAAAGGTTTACATAATTATCAATTTGAAAGCGCAAAACCCGTCAAAGATGGCAGCTATTTGGTAGTCGGCGAATACAAACCTACGTTTTGGTCCAAAAACGCCAATGGCTGGAAACGCGAAAACATGACTCAAATGCCCAATGCAACCTATTGCGAAGAAACCAGAATGTATGGCAAATTCATCGCCAATGTAGGACACGAAAGCGCAAGTAAAGACATCATCACACGCCCCGTTGGACATCATTTGGAAATTGTGCCATTGGATAATCCAGCCAACGTACACGTAGGTGAGCGCTTTAAAGTCAAGGTGTTATTCAATGGCGAACCGTTGCCTAACGCCGTTTTGACCGCCACTTTTGATGGCTTTGACACCAGCGACCGCAGCAAATCGCATAAAGTGGAAGCACAAGCCTTTTCCGATGTAACAGGCGATGATGGCACAGTGGAGATTATTCCGTTGCGTCAAGGTTTTTGGAAAGCAAATGTGGAACATAAAACAGATTATCCCAATCCAAAAGTGTGTCAAAAATTAGCCAATTATGCGACTTTAACTTTCCAAATTGGACATTCTCATCATTGA
- the aceF gene encoding dihydrolipoyllysine-residue acetyltransferase, whose amino-acid sequence MSIVEIKVPDIGGHENVDIIAVEVKVGDTVNVDDTLITLETDKATMDVPADAAGVVKEVKVKVGDKVSEGSVILTVEAAGAAVEAAPIQAAAPAQVATPAAGGVEKVNVPDIGGHENVDVIAVEVKVGDTVAVDDTLITLETDKATMDVPCTVAGTVTAVHIKVGDKVSEGALIIEVSAAGSAAPQPVAAPAPVAAPVQAAAAPVATAPTPIAAGVSVAYGSVNEEGFAKAHAGPSTRKLARELGVDLSLVKGTGAKGRITAEDVKGFVKGVMQNGGAKTVPVAGAALGGGLDLLPWPKVDFSKFGEIEVKELSRIKKISGQNLSRNWVMIPHVTVNEDADMTELEEFRKVLNKEWEKAGVKVSPLAFIIKASVSALKAFPEFNSSLDGDNLILKKYYNIGFAADTPNGLVVPVIKDVDKKGLKEISQELTELSKKAREGKLKPQEMQGACFTISSLGGIGGTGFTPIVNAPEVAILGVCKSTIKPVWNGKEFEPRLMCPLSLSFDHRVIDGAAGMRFTVYLANLLKDFRRVSL is encoded by the coding sequence ATGAGTATTGTAGAAATCAAAGTCCCCGATATTGGTGGACACGAAAATGTGGACATCATCGCTGTTGAAGTCAAAGTAGGCGATACCGTCAATGTAGATGATACGTTAATCACTTTGGAAACCGATAAAGCTACCATGGATGTGCCTGCGGACGCGGCTGGTGTTGTGAAAGAGGTAAAAGTAAAAGTCGGCGACAAAGTCTCTGAAGGCAGCGTGATTTTGACCGTTGAAGCTGCTGGTGCGGCGGTGGAAGCTGCACCTATTCAGGCTGCTGCACCTGCACAAGTGGCTACGCCTGCTGCTGGCGGTGTGGAAAAAGTGAACGTGCCTGATATTGGTGGGCATGAAAATGTGGATGTGATTGCGGTTGAAGTAAAAGTGGGTGATACCGTTGCGGTGGACGACACTTTAATCACATTGGAAACCGATAAAGCCACTATGGATGTGCCTTGTACTGTTGCGGGTACGGTTACTGCCGTTCACATTAAAGTGGGCGATAAAGTATCAGAGGGCGCGTTGATTATTGAAGTTTCAGCTGCTGGTTCGGCTGCACCGCAACCTGTTGCTGCGCCTGCACCAGTAGCAGCTCCTGTTCAGGCTGCTGCTGCGCCAGTTGCGACAGCACCAACACCTATTGCGGCTGGTGTAAGTGTGGCTTATGGTTCTGTTAATGAAGAAGGTTTTGCGAAGGCACATGCTGGTCCATCAACACGCAAATTGGCGCGTGAATTAGGTGTGGATTTGAGTTTGGTTAAAGGCACTGGCGCAAAAGGTCGCATCACGGCTGAAGATGTGAAAGGCTTTGTGAAAGGCGTGATGCAAAACGGTGGCGCAAAAACTGTTCCTGTTGCTGGTGCTGCTTTGGGTGGTGGTTTGGACTTGCTGCCATGGCCAAAAGTGGATTTCAGTAAATTTGGTGAAATTGAAGTTAAAGAATTATCGCGCATTAAGAAAATCTCAGGTCAAAACTTATCTCGTAATTGGGTAATGATTCCACATGTTACCGTCAACGAAGATGCCGATATGACTGAATTGGAGGAATTCCGCAAAGTCTTGAACAAAGAATGGGAAAAAGCGGGTGTGAAAGTATCGCCATTGGCGTTCATTATCAAAGCGTCCGTAAGTGCGTTAAAAGCTTTCCCTGAATTTAATTCGTCTTTGGACGGCGATAATTTGATTCTGAAAAAATACTACAACATCGGTTTTGCTGCGGATACGCCAAATGGTTTGGTTGTGCCTGTGATTAAAGATGTAGACAAAAAAGGTTTAAAAGAAATCAGCCAAGAATTAACCGAATTGTCTAAAAAAGCTCGCGAAGGCAAATTGAAACCACAAGAAATGCAAGGCGCATGCTTTACCATTTCCAGCTTAGGTGGCATTGGTGGCACAGGCTTTACTCCCATCGTGAATGCACCAGAAGTAGCGATTTTAGGTGTATGCAAATCCACCATCAAGCCAGTTTGGAATGGCAAAGAATTTGAACCACGTTTGATGTGTCCATTGAGCTTGTCATTTGACCACCGTGTGATTGACGGTGCGGCAGGTATGCGCTTTACCGTGTATTTGGCGAATTTGTTGAAAGACTTCCGCCGTGTATCTTTGTAA